One genomic region from Anabaena sp. PCC 7108 encodes:
- the era gene encoding GTPase Era, whose product MKVESKVSSIDNYTFSFAGEVTIPQAPPDFKSGFIGIIGRPNVGKSTLMNQLVGQKIAITSPIAQTTRNRLRGILTTEKAQLIFVDTPGIHKPHHQLGEVLVKNAKIAIESVDVVLFVVDGTVACGSGDRYIAELLSRSQTPVILGINKSDEQPADAQKIDESYIELANSHQWQSVKFSAQTGAELVNLQELLIGHLEPGPFYYPPDLVTDQPERFIMGELIREQILLLTREEVPHSVAIAIDLVEETPSITRVLATINVERDSQKGILIGKGGLMLKAIGSEAREQIQKLIAGKVYLELFVKVQPKWRQSRTRLAELGYRVEE is encoded by the coding sequence ATGAAGGTGGAGTCAAAAGTGAGTAGTATTGATAATTATACCTTCTCTTTCGCTGGAGAAGTCACAATTCCCCAGGCTCCTCCTGACTTTAAATCAGGTTTTATCGGCATTATTGGTCGTCCCAATGTCGGTAAATCTACTTTAATGAATCAATTAGTAGGGCAAAAAATAGCCATCACTTCACCGATAGCTCAAACTACGCGAAATCGCTTGCGAGGAATTTTAACTACTGAAAAAGCCCAACTAATTTTTGTAGATACCCCAGGAATTCATAAACCTCATCATCAATTGGGGGAAGTGCTGGTAAAAAATGCCAAAATTGCCATTGAGTCGGTAGATGTAGTACTGTTTGTAGTTGATGGTACAGTAGCTTGTGGTTCAGGCGATCGCTATATTGCTGAGTTACTCAGTCGTAGTCAAACACCAGTAATTTTAGGTATCAACAAAAGCGACGAACAACCAGCAGATGCTCAGAAAATAGATGAAAGTTACATAGAATTAGCCAATTCCCATCAATGGCAAAGTGTTAAATTTTCTGCCCAAACAGGTGCAGAATTAGTAAATCTGCAAGAATTATTAATTGGACATTTAGAACCAGGTCCATTCTATTATCCACCAGATTTGGTGACAGACCAACCAGAACGATTTATTATGGGAGAACTAATCCGCGAACAGATTTTGCTACTGACGCGAGAAGAAGTACCCCACTCAGTGGCGATCGCAATTGATCTGGTTGAAGAAACCCCAAGCATTACCCGTGTACTCGCTACCATCAACGTTGAACGCGATTCCCAAAAAGGAATTCTGATTGGTAAAGGTGGATTAATGCTCAAAGCAATTGGTAGCGAAGCTCGTGAACAAATCCAAAAACTAATTGCTGGTAAAGTTTACCTAGAATTATTTGTCAAAGTTCAACCCAAATGGCGACAATCAAGAACCAGGTTAGCAGAATTAGGGTATCGAGTCGAAGAGTAG
- a CDS encoding histidine phosphatase family protein has protein sequence MSLTLYLLRHGQTESSRMNAYCGAIDSELTPDGLEMANAFAAAYSSTPWQAIFSSPMKRTIATAKPLCTAIGMQPELRDGLKEINYGEWEGKTPEVISREYHDDYIRWSADPAWYAPTGGERAITIAARAMQVIEEIKHLHDDGNVLVVAHKATIRIILCSLLGIDVGRFRYRWGCPVSSLSIIEFTEHGPLLQALANRNHLDDRLRNLPGT, from the coding sequence GTGAGCCTAACTCTTTATCTACTCCGTCATGGACAAACAGAATCTAGCCGAATGAATGCCTATTGCGGTGCAATAGACTCAGAACTCACCCCTGACGGCTTAGAAATGGCAAATGCTTTCGCTGCTGCATACAGTTCTACCCCTTGGCAAGCGATTTTTTCTAGTCCCATGAAACGAACCATAGCCACAGCCAAACCTTTATGTACAGCTATAGGAATGCAACCAGAACTGCGAGATGGTTTAAAGGAAATTAACTATGGTGAATGGGAAGGAAAAACCCCGGAAGTCATCAGTCGTGAATACCATGATGATTATATCCGTTGGTCAGCTGATCCTGCTTGGTATGCTCCAACTGGTGGGGAAAGAGCAATCACAATTGCTGCTCGCGCTATGCAAGTAATTGAAGAAATTAAGCATCTTCACGATGATGGTAATGTTTTAGTTGTTGCTCATAAGGCAACTATCAGAATTATTCTTTGTAGTTTATTAGGAATTGATGTCGGACGCTTTCGTTATCGTTGGGGATGTCCTGTTAGCTCTTTAAGCATTATCGAATTTACGGAACATGGACCCCTTTTACAGGCTTTAGCAAACCGGAATCATTTAGATGATAGATTGCGGAATTTACCAGGAACTTAA
- a CDS encoding carotenoid oxygenase family protein, which translates to MLTTAVNPYLDGNFAPVGQELTTDTLQVIGELPADLSGMFVRNGPNPQHSPIGQYHWFDGDGMLHGVQITNGKATYRNRYVRTRGWKIENEAGKAVWSGFMEPPQQDNPHGIGKNTANTALVWHAGQFLTLWEGGAPHNIQLPELETIGEYTYNNQLVSPFTAHPKVDPVTGEMMFFGYSFAPPYLQYGVVSAQGELLRTVPIDIPTGVMMHDFAITENYSIFMDLPLTFSPERMQRGEPMMMFESDRPSRFGIVPRHGDNSNIRWFESSPCYVFHTLNAYEEGDEVVLIACRMSSTSILMGDSQTDPTADIPFFHCWRFNLSTGAVKEEQLDDIPAEFPRVNENLLGRKTKYGYAGKMAKSPVPLFEGVIKYNFSHGQSQTHEFGKGRYGGESVFAPSLNATTEDDGWLITFVYDQNSETSELVVINAQDITSEPVARVIIPQRVPYGFHGAWISEAQLSHSL; encoded by the coding sequence ATGTTAACAACCGCTGTAAATCCCTATCTGGATGGCAACTTTGCCCCTGTTGGTCAAGAACTCACCACTGATACACTGCAAGTCATAGGTGAATTACCCGCTGATCTTTCTGGGATGTTTGTGCGGAATGGACCCAATCCTCAACACTCACCCATTGGACAATATCACTGGTTTGATGGCGATGGAATGTTACATGGCGTACAAATTACCAACGGTAAAGCCACTTATCGCAATCGATATGTCCGCACCAGAGGCTGGAAAATCGAAAATGAAGCAGGTAAAGCCGTTTGGAGTGGATTTATGGAACCACCCCAACAGGATAACCCTCATGGCATCGGCAAAAATACTGCTAATACTGCCTTAGTATGGCACGCAGGTCAATTTTTGACATTGTGGGAAGGAGGTGCGCCGCACAATATCCAACTTCCTGAATTAGAAACTATTGGTGAATACACTTACAATAACCAGCTGGTTTCTCCTTTTACTGCTCACCCAAAAGTAGATCCAGTCACTGGGGAAATGATGTTCTTTGGTTACTCGTTTGCACCACCATACTTACAATATGGCGTAGTTTCCGCACAAGGGGAATTATTGCGAACAGTACCAATTGATATCCCAACGGGGGTAATGATGCATGATTTTGCCATTACTGAAAACTATAGTATTTTCATGGATTTACCCCTGACTTTCAGCCCAGAAAGAATGCAGCGGGGAGAACCAATGATGATGTTTGAGAGCGATCGCCCCAGTCGCTTTGGCATTGTCCCACGTCACGGAGACAACAGCAACATCCGCTGGTTTGAAAGTTCCCCCTGCTACGTTTTCCACACCCTCAACGCCTATGAAGAAGGAGACGAAGTAGTACTTATTGCTTGTCGGATGAGTTCTACCTCCATTCTCATGGGTGATTCACAAACAGATCCCACCGCAGATATACCCTTCTTCCACTGTTGGCGGTTTAACCTGAGTACAGGTGCAGTCAAAGAAGAACAGCTAGATGATATACCAGCAGAATTTCCTCGTGTTAACGAAAACCTCCTGGGGAGAAAAACCAAATATGGCTACGCTGGTAAAATGGCAAAAAGTCCTGTACCTTTATTTGAAGGAGTAATTAAGTACAATTTCAGTCATGGCCAATCCCAAACCCATGAATTTGGAAAGGGACGCTATGGTGGTGAATCAGTATTTGCACCCAGTCTTAATGCCACCACAGAAGATGATGGTTGGCTAATCACTTTTGTTTATGATCAAAATTCAGAAACTTCGGAATTAGTAGTCATCAATGCTCAAGATATAACCAGTGAACCTGTCGCGCGGGTAATTATTCCCCAACGAGTACCTTACGGTTTCCACGGTGCTTGGATTTCAGAAGCACAATTGAGTCATTCTCTGTAA
- a CDS encoding J domain-containing protein, giving the protein MPRKTKSASPATPAIPLALSELHIYLEGLEKEHQSILKQIKKKRTELNNFVERMRSLATDIFHQATPSFKKMAELDQEIHALFNEILTTRKFGKQTEKHIKELYLNLQMAGIISPKSVGEDNDEELNELFENSEERDNDETNQNRRQYWESQQEVESASASRTEESRKVRQTFLKLAEIFHPDKVKDSETQMSHTEIMKEINKAYQEGDLARLLEIERQHQLGESIDSNSEDDLTRRCKNLEQQNEILKNQYEKLKQELRLAKNTPEGAMVSDARKAAKQGINSIDLMVKTLESQISIVADIRDFVKKFREQKITIKEFLDGPPSLRSSKQEMMEELLEQMMEELGGIIIF; this is encoded by the coding sequence ATGCCTCGAAAAACTAAATCTGCATCCCCAGCTACCCCAGCAATACCACTGGCTCTCTCTGAATTGCATATCTATTTAGAGGGTTTAGAAAAAGAACACCAATCAATATTGAAACAAATTAAAAAAAAGCGGACAGAATTAAATAATTTTGTGGAAAGAATGCGTTCTTTAGCCACAGATATATTTCATCAAGCTACTCCCAGTTTCAAGAAAATGGCAGAACTTGATCAAGAAATTCATGCGCTGTTTAATGAGATTTTGACTACGAGAAAATTTGGTAAACAAACAGAAAAACATATCAAAGAACTTTACCTTAATCTCCAAATGGCAGGAATAATTAGTCCTAAATCTGTTGGTGAAGATAATGATGAAGAATTAAATGAATTGTTTGAAAATTCAGAAGAAAGGGACAACGATGAAACTAATCAAAACCGCCGTCAATATTGGGAATCACAACAGGAAGTAGAATCTGCTTCTGCAAGCAGAACCGAAGAATCCAGAAAAGTTCGGCAGACATTTCTGAAGTTAGCGGAAATCTTTCACCCAGATAAGGTAAAAGACAGCGAAACGCAAATGTCACACACAGAAATCATGAAGGAAATTAATAAAGCTTACCAAGAAGGAGATTTAGCGCGACTTTTAGAAATTGAACGTCAGCACCAATTAGGTGAATCTATTGATAGCAATAGTGAGGATGATTTGACGCGCAGGTGCAAGAATCTAGAACAACAAAATGAAATTCTGAAAAATCAATATGAAAAATTAAAACAGGAACTACGTTTAGCTAAAAATACTCCTGAAGGAGCAATGGTTTCAGATGCTCGCAAAGCTGCTAAACAAGGAATTAATTCTATTGATTTAATGGTGAAAACTCTAGAATCTCAAATTAGTATTGTTGCTGATATTCGTGATTTTGTGAAGAAATTTAGAGAACAAAAAATTACTATTAAAGAATTTCTCGATGGACCTCCAAGTTTGCGTTCCTCAAAGCAAGAAATGATGGAGGAACTTCTAGAACAAATGATGGAAGAATTAGGTGGTATTATTATCTTTTAA
- a CDS encoding alpha/beta hydrolase, with the protein MDKQRLKKLLIGDLSWKRMFKSFIFIYIFFAGYVYFRADSMIFLPQPSSYKDTQKIIKITSAENTQISAIYLQNPQAKYTFLYAHGNAEDLGDIQEILQKIRNFGFNIFAYDYRGYGTSQGKPTENHAYQDINAAYNYLTQDLKIPPQQIIVFGRSVGGGSAVDLAARKPVAGLILESTFTSAFRVVVPLPILPFDKFRNLDKIKKVQIPVLVMHGKSDNVIPFTHGQKLFASVTSPKLSLWVETANHNDVYSVAGDKYGKTLRDFADLVSKNQNSPK; encoded by the coding sequence ATGGATAAACAGCGTCTAAAAAAACTCCTAATAGGTGATTTAAGCTGGAAAAGAATGTTTAAATCATTCATTTTTATCTATATATTTTTTGCTGGATATGTCTATTTTCGTGCAGATAGTATGATTTTTCTGCCGCAACCATCTAGCTATAAAGATACACAGAAAATTATCAAAATCACCAGTGCAGAAAATACGCAAATTTCAGCCATTTATTTACAAAATCCGCAAGCTAAATACACATTTCTTTATGCTCATGGTAATGCCGAAGATTTAGGAGATATTCAAGAAATATTGCAAAAAATCCGCAATTTTGGTTTCAATATTTTTGCTTATGACTATCGAGGATACGGTACGAGTCAGGGAAAACCTACAGAAAATCATGCTTATCAAGATATTAATGCTGCTTATAATTATTTGACTCAAGATTTAAAAATTCCACCGCAGCAGATTATCGTTTTTGGACGTTCAGTTGGAGGTGGTTCAGCGGTAGATTTAGCAGCACGAAAACCTGTTGCAGGATTAATTCTTGAAAGTACATTTACTTCAGCTTTTCGAGTAGTTGTACCTTTGCCAATTTTGCCTTTTGATAAATTTAGAAATCTCGATAAAATCAAAAAAGTACAAATTCCCGTATTAGTGATGCATGGTAAGTCAGATAACGTTATCCCTTTTACTCATGGACAAAAATTGTTTGCTTCTGTAACCTCACCCAAACTTTCTTTGTGGGTAGAAACAGCAAATCATAATGATGTTTACTCGGTTGCAGGAGACAAGTATGGAAAGACTTTGCGCGACTTTGCTGATTTAGTCTCAAAAAACCAGAATTCACCAAAGTGA
- a CDS encoding nucleoside triphosphate pyrophosphatase encodes MVIPQFVLASASPARRRLLQTVGIEPIVYPSDFDESQIQHRDPAQLVKTLAQCKAETVISQFPSALIMGCDSVLAMNGEIYGKPGDAEEAIARWQRMQGNFGDLYTGHILIDTTKNQSVVKCQVTRVYFAQMSDRAILAYVATGEPLKCAGAFAIEGFGSLFVEKIEGCHTNVIGLSLPLLRHMITELGYEVTDFWQ; translated from the coding sequence ATGGTAATTCCTCAATTTGTACTTGCATCTGCTTCTCCAGCGCGTCGTCGTTTACTGCAAACTGTGGGTATTGAACCGATAGTTTATCCTAGTGATTTTGATGAGTCGCAAATTCAACATCGTGATCCTGCACAATTAGTGAAAACACTGGCTCAGTGTAAAGCAGAAACTGTCATTTCTCAGTTTCCATCAGCCTTGATTATGGGTTGTGATTCAGTTTTAGCAATGAATGGTGAGATTTATGGTAAACCTGGGGATGCAGAGGAAGCGATCGCACGTTGGCAAAGAATGCAAGGTAACTTTGGTGACTTGTATACTGGTCATATTTTGATAGACACAACCAAAAACCAGAGTGTTGTCAAGTGTCAAGTGACGAGAGTATACTTTGCTCAAATGAGCGATCGCGCAATTCTTGCCTATGTGGCCACAGGTGAACCCCTCAAATGTGCTGGAGCCTTTGCTATTGAAGGATTTGGTAGTTTGTTTGTAGAAAAAATCGAGGGTTGTCACACCAATGTAATTGGACTGAGTTTACCTCTGTTACGCCACATGATCACGGAATTGGGTTATGAGGTGACTGATTTCTGGCAATAA
- the psbP gene encoding photosystem II reaction center PsbP: MWKKFALILLLVFSVSLSNTGVASAAGLKSFVDSADGYQFLYPNGWLQVKVANGPDVVFHDLIEVSENVSVVISPVPDGKTLPELGTPTEVGYKLGKAALAPTDSGRSAELVNAVQKESDGKIYYFLEYEVQLPNQQKRHNISSVAVSRGKLFTFNASVPEQRWKRLQRMIDEVVSSFTVY, encoded by the coding sequence ATGTGGAAAAAATTTGCGTTAATTTTGTTATTAGTATTTAGCGTCAGTCTCAGTAACACTGGTGTAGCGTCTGCTGCTGGACTCAAAAGCTTTGTAGATAGTGCGGATGGTTATCAGTTCTTATATCCTAATGGGTGGTTGCAAGTTAAAGTTGCCAACGGTCCCGATGTAGTTTTTCATGATTTAATTGAAGTCTCAGAAAATGTCTCTGTGGTAATTAGTCCTGTTCCTGATGGAAAAACTTTACCAGAATTGGGGACACCTACAGAAGTTGGATATAAGTTAGGAAAAGCTGCTCTTGCTCCGACTGATTCTGGCCGTTCCGCAGAATTAGTCAATGCGGTGCAGAAAGAATCTGATGGTAAAATATACTACTTTTTAGAGTATGAAGTTCAACTTCCTAATCAGCAAAAACGACACAATATCTCTAGTGTAGCTGTGAGTCGTGGCAAGCTTTTTACCTTTAATGCCTCAGTTCCTGAACAGCGGTGGAAAAGACTACAACGCATGATTGATGAAGTTGTCAGTTCTTTTACGGTGTATTAA
- a CDS encoding Rpn family recombination-promoting nuclease/putative transposase, which translates to MYDNICKFLAENFKDDLATWLLGSPIKLTELSPTELSNEPIRADSLILLQSDELVLHSEFQTDTDEDMPFRMLDYRVRVYRRFPNKRMRQIVIYLRKTGSELVNENNFRLEKTYHEFDVIRLWEQPTEKFLTVPGLLPFAVLTQTKDPTMVLTQVAQAVEAITNQRLQKNIAAASGILAGLVLKQDVIRKIFRSEIMRESVIYQEILEEGKAEGKAEGKAEGKVEGKAETTRNVALNLLRIGMSLEQISQVTELSLEQVQALQKEIQES; encoded by the coding sequence ATGTATGACAACATCTGCAAATTCCTAGCCGAAAACTTCAAAGACGACTTAGCAACATGGTTACTAGGTTCACCAATTAAATTAACAGAACTTAGCCCCACAGAATTATCAAACGAACCAATTCGCGCCGATTCATTAATCTTATTACAATCTGATGAATTAGTTCTACATAGCGAATTTCAAACCGACACAGATGAAGATATGCCCTTTAGGATGTTAGATTATCGAGTCAGGGTGTATCGACGCTTTCCTAACAAAAGAATGCGCCAAATAGTCATCTATTTGCGAAAAACAGGGTCAGAATTAGTTAATGAAAACAACTTTAGATTAGAGAAAACTTACCATGAGTTTGATGTCATCCGCTTGTGGGAACAACCGACAGAGAAATTTCTGACTGTTCCTGGTTTATTACCCTTTGCCGTGCTGACTCAGACAAAAGATCCTACAATGGTATTAACTCAAGTTGCCCAAGCAGTTGAAGCAATTACCAATCAAAGGCTACAAAAAAATATAGCTGCTGCTAGTGGCATTTTAGCAGGTCTAGTGTTAAAGCAAGATGTAATTAGGAAAATATTCAGGAGTGAGATTATGCGCGAATCAGTCATTTATCAAGAAATCCTAGAAGAAGGTAAGGCAGAAGGTAAGGCAGAAGGGAAAGCAGAAGGTAAAGTAGAAGGTAAAGCTGAAACCACAAGAAATGTGGCTTTAAACTTGTTAAGAATTGGTATGAGTTTAGAACAAATTTCTCAAGTTACTGAATTATCTCTTGAGCAAGTTCAGGCTTTACAAAAGGAGATTCAAGAATCCTAA
- a CDS encoding type II toxin-antitoxin system PemK/MazF family toxin — MAKYSDYRMGSIWIVTFDPSVGTEIQKTRPALIISGTLFNNQRSKVTVLPFTSAKPNNPRMSPAVVEVTSSAQNGLSVDSLLICVEPMTFDKIRLTQQLGELEAELLEQAQNILRRYLSLNNN, encoded by the coding sequence ATGGCAAAATATAGCGATTACCGAATGGGAAGCATCTGGATAGTTACATTTGATCCATCTGTCGGTACAGAAATTCAAAAAACTCGTCCAGCACTCATAATTTCTGGGACTTTGTTTAACAACCAACGCAGCAAAGTCACAGTTTTACCTTTTACTTCCGCCAAACCTAATAATCCTCGTATGTCACCTGCGGTAGTTGAAGTAACTTCATCAGCACAAAATGGACTTTCTGTAGATAGTCTTTTAATATGCGTTGAACCAATGACATTTGACAAAATTCGTTTAACTCAACAATTAGGTGAATTAGAAGCAGAATTACTAGAACAGGCGCAAAATATTCTGCGGCGATACCTGAGTTTAAACAACAACTAA
- a CDS encoding ribbon-helix-helix domain-containing protein: protein MAKISISLPDELVNYIDQKVENRSALIESLLKQWQEKQQDEALAAACALVDELELGWESEWQNIAITEWEASG, encoded by the coding sequence ATGGCTAAAATCTCAATTTCATTGCCAGATGAATTAGTAAATTACATTGATCAAAAAGTTGAAAACCGTAGTGCGCTGATTGAAAGTCTCTTGAAACAATGGCAAGAAAAACAACAAGATGAAGCACTAGCGGCAGCTTGCGCTTTGGTTGATGAATTAGAATTAGGTTGGGAAAGTGAATGGCAAAATATAGCGATTACCGAATGGGAAGCATCTGGATAG
- a CDS encoding dynamin family protein — protein MSSEQFQAAHSNIYNLGTHLLQYLQEIRQSRLSEGDDTKGLQSVENDITTALTALEKQKYQVAVIAAMKAGKSTFLNSIIGVDVLASETAACTICRTDVLHIPADQVPRLLEYRQGERKPVVIAEGDEGEIQQKFLVRTREIRETGNPDNTIRFEIEHPIEAISGLSSLAGFTLVDTPGPNEWESAQFNTVALKQTALEALRTCNAILFVLNYASYKDNAVAELFKDVVENRKEILESEKGKIYFILNKVDQKTERDREIEEVIQDLQRELSDFGFPNPIIYPASSRQGLLAKLIKQEKATDSQIKDFKKFFSARYATEDEEGNQIIPAPRKIAGQALIDSGIPTIQETVIETITKNAGWNLLNDALAKIDKAAKSLEDTLNTKISGWEMDVTALKQKIEEYRKRSYNAKIKVEDVKKSVDRQKQILVRGFSQGIDIFAEGTKAEIQYQIDQIAQSKSTKFSGAKQVKANTSRVIKSDKNVDWGDISDVIADFGGGILDFFGKGLGNIFRVGVKGSTSLIKSLSKSAPEIFDFSDDSNEIQTNSDPYVIKVKNKKDAQNISKTINEFCSPLIQSFWLDTQDRLVRDGTNIREKLALKIQNDIQQISNELSDYLGEALQVELNVNPIQFPIFEFKGIDANIRQQQEIFKRTKQELKTEKNCCSSKSYYVPVEYEDKQEFYEIDLRNTAQLIDLKIDEQVSRNRELLQRVIEKQIAEDFRRAEQQINDYIKKFQDDFNILLKERETKEVESDKIINTLNLQKEKLNEYLQELKSIRQSLNTWKP, from the coding sequence ATGTCTTCAGAACAATTCCAAGCCGCACACAGCAATATTTACAACCTGGGTACACACCTATTACAGTATCTTCAGGAAATTCGCCAAAGTCGTCTCAGTGAAGGTGATGATACTAAAGGTTTGCAGAGTGTTGAGAATGACATCACCACAGCTTTAACCGCATTGGAAAAACAGAAATATCAGGTTGCGGTTATTGCAGCTATGAAAGCCGGTAAGAGTACCTTTCTTAATTCCATCATTGGTGTAGATGTTTTAGCTAGTGAAACCGCAGCTTGTACCATCTGCCGTACAGATGTACTCCATATTCCTGCTGATCAAGTTCCCAGACTGTTAGAATACCGACAAGGAGAAAGAAAACCTGTTGTTATTGCGGAAGGTGACGAAGGAGAAATTCAGCAGAAGTTTTTAGTGAGAACCCGTGAAATTAGAGAAACGGGAAATCCTGATAATACTATACGTTTTGAAATAGAACATCCCATTGAAGCAATTAGCGGACTTTCTTCGCTTGCGGGTTTTACCCTAGTTGACACACCTGGACCGAATGAATGGGAATCTGCTCAATTTAACACAGTAGCACTCAAGCAAACTGCGCTAGAAGCGTTAAGAACCTGCAATGCAATTTTGTTTGTTTTAAATTACGCTTCCTACAAAGATAATGCTGTTGCTGAATTATTTAAGGATGTAGTAGAGAATCGCAAAGAGATTTTAGAATCTGAAAAAGGTAAAATTTACTTTATTCTCAATAAAGTAGACCAAAAAACTGAAAGAGATAGAGAAATTGAAGAAGTAATTCAAGATTTACAACGAGAATTATCTGATTTTGGTTTTCCTAATCCCATTATTTATCCTGCCAGTTCTAGACAAGGACTTTTAGCAAAGTTAATTAAACAAGAAAAAGCAACAGACAGTCAAATAAAGGATTTCAAGAAATTTTTTAGTGCTAGATATGCAACTGAAGATGAAGAAGGCAATCAGATTATACCAGCACCTCGGAAAATTGCTGGACAAGCTTTAATAGATAGTGGTATTCCTACTATTCAAGAAACAGTAATTGAAACTATCACTAAAAATGCAGGTTGGAACCTTTTAAATGATGCTTTAGCGAAAATTGATAAAGCTGCTAAATCACTTGAAGACACTCTCAACACAAAAATTAGTGGTTGGGAAATGGATGTTACAGCCTTAAAGCAAAAAATAGAAGAGTACAGAAAACGTTCTTATAATGCCAAGATTAAGGTAGAAGATGTAAAAAAGTCAGTAGATAGACAAAAACAAATACTTGTAAGAGGTTTTAGCCAAGGTATTGATATATTTGCTGAAGGAACTAAAGCGGAAATTCAATATCAAATTGACCAAATCGCTCAATCTAAATCTACAAAATTCTCTGGTGCAAAACAAGTGAAAGCTAATACTTCACGAGTCATAAAATCAGATAAAAATGTTGATTGGGGGGATATTAGCGATGTTATAGCCGATTTTGGTGGCGGTATTCTAGACTTTTTTGGTAAAGGCTTGGGAAACATATTCAGGGTAGGTGTCAAAGGAAGTACATCTTTAATCAAATCCCTTTCTAAATCTGCACCTGAAATCTTTGATTTCTCTGATGATTCTAATGAAATTCAGACAAATTCTGATCCATATGTGATCAAAGTCAAGAATAAAAAGGATGCTCAAAACATTAGCAAAACTATCAACGAATTTTGTAGTCCTCTAATTCAAAGTTTTTGGCTAGACACTCAAGATAGATTGGTTAGAGATGGTACTAATATTCGTGAAAAATTGGCTCTCAAAATCCAAAATGATATCCAACAGATATCGAATGAACTATCTGATTATTTGGGTGAAGCTTTGCAAGTTGAATTAAACGTTAACCCCATTCAGTTTCCTATCTTTGAATTTAAGGGGATTGATGCAAATATTAGACAGCAGCAAGAAATATTTAAACGGACAAAACAAGAATTAAAAACAGAGAAGAATTGTTGTTCTAGTAAATCTTATTATGTTCCTGTTGAATATGAAGACAAACAAGAATTTTATGAAATAGATTTACGCAACACTGCACAGTTAATTGATTTGAAGATAGATGAACAGGTTTCGAGAAATAGAGAGTTGCTACAAAGAGTCATCGAAAAACAAATTGCAGAAGACTTTAGACGTGCAGAACAACAAATCAATGACTACATCAAGAAATTCCAAGACGATTTTAATATTTTGCTAAAAGAACGGGAGACAAAAGAAGTAGAATCAGACAAAATAATTAATACCTTGAATCTCCAAAAAGAGAAACTGAATGAATATCTACAGGAATTAAAATCAATTCGTCAATCTCTCAACACTTGGAAACCATAG
- a CDS encoding DUF29 domain-containing protein — translation MVSISKKAIQLYDTDFVAWTQQTAELIRAGKWDGVDWEAVVEEIESLGRSDRRELKSRLEVLLQHLLKWQYQPSLRSGSWQNTIAEQRNRIEDLLQDSPSLNPYLEEVLADCYRRGKKLASNETGISQDIFPADLPYTVTQILDIEFLP, via the coding sequence ATGGTTTCTATTTCCAAGAAAGCAATCCAGTTGTATGATACTGATTTTGTAGCATGGACACAGCAAACGGCTGAATTAATCCGTGCAGGAAAATGGGATGGTGTAGATTGGGAAGCGGTGGTTGAGGAGATTGAAAGCTTGGGAAGGTCAGACCGAAGAGAGTTGAAAAGCCGATTGGAGGTATTGTTACAGCATTTGCTAAAATGGCAATATCAGCCCAGTTTGCGAAGTGGCTCTTGGCAAAATACAATCGCAGAACAACGAAACCGCATTGAAGATTTACTGCAAGATAGTCCCAGTCTTAACCCTTATCTAGAAGAAGTTTTAGCTGATTGCTACCGCAGAGGAAAAAAACTAGCAAGCAACGAAACTGGAATCTCCCAAGATATCTTTCCAGCAGATTTACCTTACACAGTGACTCAAATTCTGGACATCGAATTCTTACCTTAA